The following are from one region of the Odontesthes bonariensis isolate fOdoBon6 chromosome 16, fOdoBon6.hap1, whole genome shotgun sequence genome:
- the LOC142402014 gene encoding F-BAR and double SH3 domains protein 2-like, which yields MQPPPRKVRVTQELKHTHAEQMSQLQIKHQTECDLLEDLRTFSQKRAAVERDYAQALQKLANQYLKREWPESVTEEEDHRNMYCVWRAYLEGTVQAAQFRISACENYKVQVADPAKTARLQKEQQLRKSIEQLTVVQAELQDSVKELTKSRKKYQEAETMAQAVREKAELDAKSKLSLFQSRSSLQRASVKLKAKRSECNSKATHARNDYLLTLAAANAHQQRYYNTDLMDCIKILDGRIYEQVKDYLVSLCQTELETYQAVHNTFNQLLNSSNGVLQEFHQQVFVQKNSVFQQAPDFLYQPSDSDTVMQLQKESGTAEEHSLDKEARKWASRVAREYKSIIHTQRVMEEYGTPEEQNNSELETKMEVARQSLRRAETVKVKAEARIDLLKLAGVAVETWLKSAMNQVMEELENERWNNLNTHDPSLSGTADLEREDEEEMEDSGEVLDDSSSSPSSTLKNYPLTCKVLYSYKASQPDELTIEEQEILEVIDDGDMEDWVKARNRSGQVGYVPEKYLQLPSSNSLLSMLQSLAALDARSHSSNNSTEPETDLPTGSVNGDSSVSFAKALYDYAGQTEDELSFPEGAIIRILSRETHEDDGFWEGEFNGVVGVFPAVLVEDLTGVGENGEGQRLGSAQASPSTLAHCTRSPCSPFQPGPLHSSPLQTPTASSPVSSPCSSTSSPIGRPPSYHNGHHRPPPTPHKSPAQGSPQPPKYPESGPGTIRPVRAAPPPPKQHPRGQVKRREEVEITLV from the exons gTCCGGGTCACCCAGGAGCTGAAACACACTCATGCCGAGCAGATGAGCCAATTACAGATCAAGCACCAGACAGAATGTGACCTGCTGGAAGACCTGAG GACTTTCAGCCAAAAGAGAGCAGCCGTTGAAAGGGACTACGCCCAG gctCTACAGAAGTTGGCAAATCAGTATCTGAAGAGGGAATGGCCAGAGAGTGTGACAGAGGAAGAAGATCATAG GAACATGTACTGTGTATGGAGGGCGTATTTGGAGGGCACCGTTCAGGCCGCTCAGTTCAGAATCAGCGCCTGTGAGAACTACAAAGTCCAGGTTGCAGATCCGGCCAAGACGGCCCGACTGCAGAAGGAGCAGCAGCTCAGGAAG TCTATTGAGCAGCTGACGGTGGTCCAGGCTGAGCTGCAAGATTCAGTGAAGGAGCTGACCAAGAGCAGGAAGAAGTATCAGGAGGCTGAGACGATGGCGCAGGCTGTCCGGGAGAAGGCCGAGCTCGATGCCAA gtcCAAGCTCAGCCTCTTCCAGTCGAGGTCCAGTCTTCAGAGGGCCAGCGTGAAG CTGAAAGCCAAGAGAAGCGAGTGCAACTCCAAAGCCACCCACGCGCGAAACGATTACCTTCTCACACTAGCAGCCGCCAACGCTCACCAGCAGCGCTACTACAACACGGACCTTATGGACTGCATCAAG ATTTTAGATGGCAGAATATACGAACAGGTAAAAGATTACCTGGTATCACTTTGTCAGACTGAGCTGGAAACGTACCAGGCTGTCCACAACACCTTCAACCAGCTTCTGAACAGCTCAAACGGG gtTCTGCAGGAGTTTCACCAACAGGTGTTTGTACagaagaactctgtgtttcagcaaGCTCCGGACTTCTTGTACCAGCCCAGCGACTCTGATACG gTGATGCAGCTGCAGAAAGAGAGTGGAACGGCGGAGGAGCACAGTCTGGATAAGGAGGCGAGGAAGTGGGCAAGCCGAGTGGCCCGAGAGTACAAGAGCAtcatacacacacagagg GTCATGGAGGAGTACGGAACACCGGAGGAGCAGAACAACAGTGAGCTGGAGACCAAGATGGAGGTGGCCAGGCAGAGTCTTCGGAGGGCAGAG ACAGTCAAAGTGAAAGCAGAGGCTCGCATTGACCTGCTCAAGCTGGCAGGAGTCGCAGTTGAAACGTGGCTGAAGAGTGCCATGAACCAGGtgatggaggagctggagaatgAACGCTGGAACAACCTCAATACTCATGATCCTTCACTTTCT GGAACGGCAGATTTGGAGcgagaggatgaagaggagatgGAGGACAGCGGTGAAGTGTTGGACGACAGCAGCTCCAGCCCCTCAAGCACCTTGAAAAACTACCCACTCACCTGCAAAGTGCTGTACTCCTACAAG GCCTCTCAGCCAGATGAACTGACCATTGAGGAGCAGGAGATCCTGGAGGTCATCGATGATGGAGACATGGAGGACTGGGTCAAA GCCAGAAACCGCAGTGGACAGGTGGGCTACGTCCCTGAGAAATACCTGCAGCTGCCTTCCTCTAACAGCCTACTGAGTATGTTGCAGTCTCTGGCTGCGCTGGACGCCCGATCCCATTCCTCCAATAACTCCACCGAACCCGAGACTGACCTCCCAACCGGCTCCGTTAACGGAGACTCCAGCG TGTCATTTGCAAAGGCCTTGTACGACTACGCAGGACAAACCGAGGATGAGCTGTCATTTCCAGAAGGTGCAATCATCCGCATCCTCAGCAGAGAGACCCACGAGGATGACGGTTTCTGGGAGGGCGAGTTTAATGGCGTCGTTGGTGTCTTTCCTGCCGTTCTGGTGGAGGATCTCACTGGTGTCGGCGAGAACGGAGAAGGACAAAGACTCGGCagtgcacag GCTTCTCCCTCCACTTTGGCCCACTGCACTCGCTCCCCCTGTAGTCCCTTCCAGCCGGGGCCTCTCCACAGCAGCCCCCTTCAGACGCCCACCGCGTCCTCACCCGTATCGAGTCCCTGCAGCTCCACATCTTCTCCCATCGGCCGACCGCCCTCCTACCACAACGGACACCACAGGCCGCCGCCTACTCCACACAAGA GTCCAGCACAAGGATCACCCCAACCTCCCAAATACCCAGAGAGCGGCCCTGGCACCATCCGACCT GTccgggctgctcctccacccccAAAGCAGCATCCTCGTGGACAGGTGAAGCGGAGGGAGGAGGTGGAGATAACGCTGGTGTGA